In the genome of Lactuca sativa cultivar Salinas chromosome 3, Lsat_Salinas_v11, whole genome shotgun sequence, the window attcacgtaaagtttgccactttacatgatggatggcttgtagaagagtagatctatggattgaagACTCTGCATGGCTTTGAAAGCCAcagtatgggttaagagctagtggtactcggcgagtcacatgggtgtactcgacgagttgcatgaagataggcaacaactcgacgagttgaaagaacaactcggcgagttggttgaagatagccttggactcgacgagtctgttcttggactcggcgagtctggtcgtgaggtcttAACCTTTCCTGGTTAaactgtgaatcggtgagtcaagggatgactcggtgagttgagtgcgattagactcagagttgtgggactcggcgagttgagtcgtgctatgggagtttcagagcatagggactcaacgagtcagcggggtgactcggcgagtagagataGTTttgggttgaccagttgtcttccaggggtattttggtatttattgagttcagtgttttggttattgatcagtggtgaagttcgtgtcagaggttggagcagcgtgatcttatcttttcaatCAGTAGTtgagaggtgagttatcctcactatatcaacagggtctaaggcaccaaggccggccctttatcggattgtaatccggatatcgttgttatgttatcgctttgctatgtttgcatcctggtagttaggatggtatacgttagagacctggttaaggtcggtatcctggtatataggatgatgctatgctagtgaccggttaggtcggtatcctggttaggatgatgttatgttatgtgatctgctagatcggtttgattggatgcgtATTGttgtatgattgtatgtttatgtgcacatggttgttggattggggttgggttgagacgggtcctgctttgtgctgtaggccaacatacccagggcggaccggttatcctgaaggcccagcgagccgtccggataggctgtaggccccacgagggcggaccagacgtaccgaggctcggagagtggaccaggccgactgaaggcccggtgcgggcgaaccagtcatactgtagacttagagagcggaccaggtgggttgaaggcccggtgtgggcggaccaaccacaccgCAGACTCGATGGATatagctagactcggagggtggaccaggtggactgaaggcccggtgcggcggaccagtcatacagtagacccgaagtgcatggttgttatgttcggttatgatatgttacgcgtggtatatgtggttggtattttgggggtatctcactaagctttcgggcttacagttgtggtttactgttttcaggtacttcaggagaccgtggcaaggcaaaggcgtgatcgtaccactcctcatgttcttgttttatgatatggttctggaaatactctgataataaatgtattgaaaaccttttgtaataacttaatgaaactgagtggtttttgaaaagtttaaattggcttggattCTTAGAGCGTTACACGTTTTTTCcaagtgatttttttttatagaaatttggtataactttttttttaaactttaattTATAGATTTGATAcaatttctttttatagtttccACAATTTTTTATAActtgattttttaaaaaaaaaactttgatttttttaaatttttttactgtttctattaataatattttcaatttCAGTTGCGTCTTTTTTTAATATGTGTGATTCTTTTATGGACTTTATAGACATTGTtttcaatattttcttatttttttattattttctttttttatgttttttaaattagtttttttttctaaaataagcTTGATAgcttcttttacattttttttttagaatttttataatttttttacatgttcttttaagtattatttcaatgttttaagactaaAATTATTACAATTTCGATGTTGAAAACTATTTtcaatttatataattaatttatttaatttcaaTTTACTGCAACAGTCTAcaaatgttaaaaaacaaacatgtttcTTATTAAAGGTCGCGGCCGTTTAGTCCACCTCTTTTGCTATAGAGGGTTGTAGAGATGATCTATAGATTTAATGAATTTTCGCTTCGAAAAACAAATCGCACCTTAAAGATGCATACTCCACATACATTATGGATTTTTCAAAATATGAATGctgattatttattatattaaaaaaatattgtttttatccTTTTAGAATTTTTTGTTAAATTCCTACACCAAAATAAAGTTCAAAATAATACGACATGTACTAAAATATAAGTTTTCTATCTCAAAACGAGTTTATTGGAAAACTGATTTCAAAACGGTTCCAATCTATTCACAATGGACCCTCCATTTTACATCTAAACACGACTAGGATCCGGTCCAAATATTGCCAAACTGGATTTTATTTCGTATTATTTCGAAACCGGATCAAATTAAAGCCAAGGTCTAGGACAAAGGTTGCAACATGCAAAAACTAAGACTACTATACTACCATTGTGGAGGAAGTTACCAGTTGTTCCTTTGATTGTCGAGCAAAATAGAAACGTGACAACAAAAATGTTGCAAATATAGGTAATGATGATAAAATAATAGGTACAAATTTTGAACCTCATTTAGAACCAAGAAGtagaaataccaaaaaaaaaaaaaaaatagttctaCCTCTAAGTGTTTCTAAAAAATGTAAGATTATGCAATCATAAAATATGTTCGTCCCAATATGGGACCAGCACGTGGTAGATGtttttttaatttagatttgaggTCTTGAATTCTAGTATGGACGTTGCCGAATTATACAAACTTGGTGATACTAACATGCAACCACTAACAAAACGTTTcaaataaaaatgtttgtaaatttaAAAAGTCACATACATGAACAAACAATAAATACACAACAAATCAGATGTTACTTGTTGCCATCAAACACGACCTCCTACAAGTAGAAATGTCGTGATCAGAAAGAATACTTACTCGATAAATCTAtattatgatttatgatatgAAGTGTAAATCAAACACTGTTATGGCTTAGCCACAATCTAGGCCTTTAATTACGGTTACAACTTGATCGTCTTAGTAACGACAGTTACATGATATGACAAGATAACAACTAGCTAGTATCGTATCTCATAAtacaaatattatttatatatattagattTTATAGCACATAACTTATACAATTccgctaatatatatatatatatatatatatatatatatatatatatatatatatatatatatatatatatatatatatatatatatatatatatatatatatatgaaattatcATTGTTTATGTTCGATGCTCTTTTTGGTATACCCACCTGCTATCGAaggagaaaaaaaataaaaaattgccaTGCTATATTTGGATTGGCGAAAATATGAAGGTAAGGGAGTCGAGTCTTTATCAAATATTAGATTTCGAGTTTGAGTACAAATATAAGCTCAAAACGACAAAACGTATCATAAATTAAGTTCGAGTTTACAAGAATGCGAATTGATGTTTTCTGAAGCCTTGGTATATGTAAGCATTTAGTCGATGATTATTATGAAAGTAAAGTGTGTATATTAATAGCTTGATCTTGTTTTGACGAGAAATTAAGTTCTAATGGAGATCTTCGAGTAATTCGAGTCTTTTAATCGAACTCAAGCCTGCATCAAgattcaagaatttcaagatgTTGCTATTTTTCCATGATCTACTATACAAATCATAAATTCTTGTCACATGATTAACTTTTTGCTGAAAAAATTCTGAAAGTGTGTTTCAATAATTGAATAACAAATATTGCCCATACAATCATGGTCTTTTAGGTTTGTATAAGAAAAAGTTCACATAAAACAAAAAAAGatctttaaatattttttaatcacATACAACCAAAACAAGATTCTCTACAATAAGAAACTACCAATCAAGTTAATAAATAAAAACCGATTTCGTTTAAATTAATCCAAAATACTATTTGTTTCCAATTTTACATTGATTGTGATAATGATGGGATTCATATTGATCTCCTTTCAAACCAAATATGCATCCTTTAACACCGCTAATCACGTTACCATCTTCCATTTCCATCAAAACCTTTACGAAATCATTGACCTCGCATGGAAGCTCAAGTGGCCCCTCCTTTTTATATCCATATTCGCATTCAGCTTCTTCAAGAAACGCTTTAAACTGCGGATGATTGGCATACTCAGTTCTTATCACAAACCTTTGTCTTTGAGGCCCAACATAGACTGAGAAACAACCCTTTGGAGCAATATTAAGCGCTTTTCCTTCTTTTGCATCTATCGGAGGCCATGATCTACTTTTCTTGAGGAAAGGTCGTTTGATCTTAGATGACCTATTGGCTCCACCACCACGAAATGACTTGCATCGTTCCCATGTCTTGGAAATAAGCCCTTTCTTTTCACTGCCTTTAATCAAATCCATTCTAACTGATATAAAAAAGTAAATATCACACTAAAAGGAAAAAGGATATGTGTGTTAACCTCTGTCATAAGCCAAATACAACATGATTTTCATCCTGTGGTAACGTCTGTTGCTCATCGTTCTTCTTTTGGTCGTTTCAACTTCTGAATCTGGACTGGAACGATAAGTTAAAGAAAGGTAACATAGAAAAGTCtagagagaaggagagaggtgTGCTAACTCGACCAATGATTGTTGATAAAAAGGAAAAGAGGgagatgtttttatgaaatatgGATCATGGATGTAGCTCTCAATATATAAAACCACTTTTCATGGCATAAATAATTGTTTTAAATATCTAAAAGATGTTCTATCGTCACACTTTATTTGACATGTAATTtaattagattatatatatatatatatatatatatatatatatatatatatatatatatatatatatatatatatatatatatatatatatatatatatataagtctctTAATAACAACAGAACAAGCTTTGTCCATATGGTAATAACTATTTGCATGCAAAAAGCAAATTTAGATGAACTTTTACCTGAAAAGAAAATTAGTGTCTTGTTTTATGGATGAAGTatgtttgtttttataaaattgtaattTATATTACCAATTTATTAgtcataaacatatataaattaaTTGATATTGAtgtattgtttttttattaataaaattatcgCTGGTTATTTATCATTATCAATGAGTATCTTGTGATTTGGTAATTACTAAAAAGCACTAATTCTGTACTATATATAGAACGCATGAGAAATCAAAGATTAAACTGATCATGATCTCGTAGATTGTGTATGTAGCCTTAGAAAATAAGACCAAGTAATTTAAACTGAATAATTATaacattattataaaaacatgcaaaaatgatgaCAGACTTGGACGTGAATCCGTATATAACCTTACGGACATATTGGTGATGGACTGAACTCATTCATCGGTGATTATAATATGATTAAAACTATACCGACATTCATATAAGTTACTAGCAACCGACAATCCGCCACTAATTAGTCATATACTTGGTAAAAAGGTTGCTTACAACTAATTGAATTATAACCTGTCGCTAACATTCAGTGTCTTATTAGTCACTAGTATGCCactatttttcattttttctagCTTTCGTGCTGGAACCTTTTGTCGCTAAAATATAGTTAGTAGTTTGTATGTTTCATCGTTTTACTTACATATTAATGACAAATTATCCgtcatttttaatattttttttttattaaaatacataCAGTTTTCTTCGTTACAAATCTCAGTTCTTGATATGATAAAAAGAACATGAATTACCTTAAATAGATAGACAAGGGTTGAACAATGAGAGCTTATGGTCAATGTTACTAATTTGATTATGAAAAGAAACCGATGACTATATAATAAATCGTATGTTTCAATGTGCTAAAAAAGATAATTTCATTGGTTATCTTTAAGTATTGGGCCGAACTATGTATTCGACCTATTTGGTGTATTGTGCCcgtaaaatataataatatattagaacaaatTATTTTATTAGGGTCATCTATTCTATCGTTTTCTACTTACATGATATAACAGGTTATTTCAAATTTTAGTGTTGTAATTGTGATGGGCTTGCTCTTCGGCTTGTCCATGGCATTGGGCCTATTTGACTGTAATACCATTGTTTCATTAAGGTTTAGTCTGGGTTTGAAATGTCATTAATCAAACATATTTTAGACCACACGTATTAAGAATATCCTAGTTTGAGTATTAAGAATATCATAATTTAGTAAGTAATGCACATAGTTTAAGTTAAGTAGAAGGGATAGTTTAGGGATGTCAAAAGGACCAAATGATG includes:
- the LOC111919369 gene encoding auxin-responsive protein SAUR72: MSNRRYHRMKIMLYLAYDRGSEKKGLISKTWERCKSFRGGGANRSSKIKRPFLKKSRSWPPIDAKEGKALNIAPKGCFSVYVGPQRQRFVIRTEYANHPQFKAFLEEAECEYGYKKEGPLELPCEVNDFVKVLMEMEDGNVISGVKGCIFGLKGDQYESHHYHNQCKIGNK